The Pseudanabaena galeata CCNP1313 genome includes a region encoding these proteins:
- a CDS encoding EVE domain-containing protein, giving the protein MAYWLLKSEPHVYSYADLERDRQTIWDGVNNNLALKHIRTMQIKDLALIYHTGYERRAMGIAEVISLPYVDPKLDDPKRAVVDVKALRSLPQPVTLAQIKQDPDFEGFDLIRISRLSVVPVSEAHWQKILELANI; this is encoded by the coding sequence ATGGCTTATTGGCTTCTGAAAAGTGAACCTCATGTTTATTCCTACGCCGATCTAGAGCGCGATCGCCAAACAATTTGGGATGGTGTGAATAATAATCTGGCGCTCAAGCATATCCGCACAATGCAGATCAAGGATCTTGCCCTGATTTATCACACAGGCTATGAAAGGCGGGCGATGGGGATTGCGGAAGTGATTAGCTTGCCCTATGTTGATCCGAAATTGGACGACCCAAAACGGGCGGTGGTTGATGTAAAAGCCTTGCGATCGCTACCTCAGCCAGTCACCCTTGCTCAAATTAAACAAGATCCTGATTTTGAAGGCTTTGACCTAATTCGGATTAGTCGTCTGTCAGTCGTTCCCGTATCTGAGGCACATTGGCAAAAAATTTTAGAACTCGCCAATATTTAA
- a CDS encoding nuclease-related domain-containing protein, with the protein MIIKELDRIETNDPLLQAGFRAESQLAFYLKREFKDDPLFLIFNNLRFEKAGDACQIDHLVLHRYGMIIIESKSVTTRVEVNELGEWKRWFNNAWQGMPSPILQAQRQGKFIKDYLESNVESLLNKVLFTMQSHFTKMPIDVLVAISDSGIINRPKNDKLNNVCKADQIPDKVREIVSEYRKIDGLLTFSLKSAYLFDMDEVPRISGFLLANHTPLKVKAKFNDVSNTPITSTPISSPVKNPSISKPIATDKPVSLPKKIIPIMPSDQQNSHKPIVKPVKPTSTNTCSHCQSSNLSIAYVHSYFFKCNDCGKNTAIKNICKSCGDRAKIRKSGLQFFSECEKCGNSQLFHTNPSTNR; encoded by the coding sequence ATGATTATTAAAGAGCTAGATCGCATTGAAACAAATGATCCTTTGCTACAAGCAGGATTTCGTGCCGAATCTCAGCTAGCTTTTTATCTCAAACGCGAGTTTAAGGATGATCCACTGTTTCTAATTTTTAATAATTTACGTTTTGAAAAAGCGGGGGATGCTTGCCAAATTGATCATTTAGTTCTGCATCGATATGGAATGATCATCATCGAGAGCAAAAGTGTGACAACTCGTGTTGAGGTGAATGAACTCGGCGAGTGGAAGCGCTGGTTTAATAATGCTTGGCAAGGAATGCCTTCACCCATTTTGCAAGCTCAAAGACAGGGAAAATTTATTAAGGATTATTTAGAGTCTAATGTTGAGTCGCTACTGAATAAGGTGCTTTTTACGATGCAATCACATTTTACGAAGATGCCTATAGATGTATTGGTAGCAATTTCCGACTCTGGCATCATTAATCGTCCCAAAAATGACAAGTTAAATAATGTGTGCAAAGCCGATCAAATCCCCGATAAAGTCAGAGAAATTGTATCTGAATATCGCAAAATTGATGGCTTATTAACCTTTAGTTTAAAGTCCGCCTATCTATTTGACATGGATGAAGTTCCAAGAATTAGTGGTTTTTTGTTGGCAAATCATACGCCATTAAAGGTTAAGGCTAAGTTTAATGATGTGAGTAATACGCCAATAACTTCTACTCCCATCAGTTCGCCAGTTAAAAATCCTTCAATCTCTAAACCGATCGCCACAGATAAACCAGTATCACTGCCGAAAAAGATTATTCCTATCATGCCAAGCGATCAGCAGAATAGCCATAAGCCAATAGTCAAACCTGTAAAGCCAACTTCAACAAACACCTGTTCCCATTGCCAAAGTTCAAATCTATCGATCGCCTATGTTCACAGTTACTTTTTTAAATGTAACGATTGCGGTAAAAATACAGCGATTAAAAATATCTGTAAATCCTGTGGCGATCGCGCCAAGATTAGAAAAAGCGGTTTGCAGTTCTTTAGTGAATGCGAAAAATGTGGCAATTCTCAGTTATTTCATACTAACCCCTCGACAAATAGGTGA